The nucleotide sequence CTGGCTCATCGCCCCCAAAGTGGCCGAGCTGAGCAACAAGAAGAGGCGCGGCGCCAGCCTCTGCTCCTACTACGGCcgctcggcggggccgggggcggccgggggcgcggcggcgccgggcgggcagCAGGCGCCGCCGGAGGCAGCGGCGGTGCTGGGCGGCACGAGTTTCAGGAGCAGCCCCTGGGAGCTGCCGCCGGCGGCGGAAGAGGGCACCGTctccagccccgccgccggcggggaaggggagccggaggaggaggaggaaggcgccGAGAGGCGGCGCGGCCGGCCCGGCGGCAGCCACAACGGGAGCGGGGActggggggcagccccgggctgcGCCAAGCCCCGCAACTTCCTCTACGTGGGGGTGATGACGGCCCAGAAGTACCTGGGCAGCCGGGCGGTGGCGGCGCAGCGGACGTGGGCGCCCTCGGTGCCGGGCCGCGTGGAGTTCTTCTCCAGCCAGGGCTCCGCCGCGCCCCCCGGGCTGCCCCCGCTGCCCGTCGTCGCCCTGCCCGGCGTGGACGACTCCTACCCGCCGCAGAAGAAGTCCTTCATGATGATCAAGTACATGCACGACCACTACCTGGACAAGTACG is from Harpia harpyja isolate bHarHar1 chromosome Z, bHarHar1 primary haplotype, whole genome shotgun sequence and encodes:
- the LOC128137712 gene encoding chondroitin sulfate synthase 3-like isoform X3 — its product is MAARSRRPWLSVVLGLVLGFTAASWLIAPKVAELSNKKRRGASLCSYYGRSAGPGAAGGAAAPGGQQAPPEAAAVLGGTSFRSSPWELPPAAEEGTVSSPAAGGEGEPEEEEEGAERRRGRPGGSHNGSGDWGAAPGCAKPRNFLYVGVMTAQKYLGSRAVAAQRTWAPSVPGRVEFFSSQGSAAPPGLPPLPVVALPGVDDSYPPQKKSFMMIKYMHDHYLDKYEWFMRADDDVYIKGEKLEEFLRSLNSSKPLYLGQTGLGNIEELGKLGLEPGENFCMGGPGMIFSREVLRRMVPHIGECLREMYTTHEDVEVGRCVRRFGGTQCVWSYEEANFF
- the LOC128137712 gene encoding chondroitin sulfate synthase 3-like isoform X1 is translated as MAARSRRPWLSVVLGLVLGFTAASWLIAPKVAELSNKKRRGASLCSYYGRSAGPGAAGGAAAPGGQQAPPEAAAVLGGTSFRSSPWELPPAAEEGTVSSPAAGGEGEPEEEEEGAERRRGRPGGSHNGSGDWGAAPGCAKPRNFLYVGVMTAQKYLGSRAVAAQRTWAPSVPGRVEFFSSQGSAAPPGLPPLPVVALPGVDDSYPPQKKSFMMIKYMHDHYLDKYEWFMRADDDVYIKGEKLEEFLRSLNSSKPLYLGQTGLGNIEELGKLGLEPGENFCMGGPGMIFSREVLRRMVPHIGECLREMYTTHEDVEVGRCVRRFGGTQCVWSYEGSCSPVVSWRCGRIHLKPEPDQKCFLQLNQYLRQSFAEHEHQKKEVVMFSQE
- the LOC128137712 gene encoding chondroitin sulfate synthase 3-like isoform X2; amino-acid sequence: MAARSRRPWLSVVLGLVLGFTAASWLIAPKVAELSNKKRRGASLCSYYGRSAGPGAAGGAAAPGGQQAPPEAAAVLGGTSFRSSPWELPPAAEEGTVSSPAAGGEGEPEEEEEGAERRRGRPGGSHNGSGDWGAAPGCAKPRNFLYVGVMTAQKYLGSRAVAAQRTWAPSVPGRVEFFSSQGSAAPPGLPPLPVVALPGVDDSYPPQKKSFMMIKYMHDHYLDKYEWFMRADDDVYIKGEKLEEFLRSLNSSKPLYLGQTGLGNIEELGKLGLEPGENFCMGGPGMIFSREVLRRMVPHIGECLREMYTTHEDVEVGRCVRRFGGTQCVWSYEIYFLRTGWEGLFLMRMKEIREFKRKPEMLDLC